In one Nocardioides luteus genomic region, the following are encoded:
- a CDS encoding carbohydrate ABC transporter permease, whose translation MSGRRTGRRTGRRNRPLDWVLLALAVLGALVVVAPLLLIVLNSFKSPDDYNQGGPLQLPSHLYFDGLARFWEASDFPTKLWNSIFISSMVAVLGVLVSLFNAYALGIGRARGRLPLLVVFLLANMLPQEALLYPLYTMSKAVGLYDSQWSVIIIFTVIQSAFGTYLLTSVYSGFPRELLEAAEIDGAGRWRSLWQVVVPVSWQTLSVLLIFFFIWTWNEFLIPTTFLVSNDKQTVPLAVAALQGERLMDVTTTSASALLGLIPTLVFFLIFQRTLTRGVTAGAVK comes from the coding sequence ATGAGTGGCCGGAGGACTGGCCGGAGGACTGGCCGGAGGAACCGGCCGCTGGACTGGGTGCTGCTCGCGCTCGCGGTGCTCGGCGCGCTGGTCGTGGTGGCTCCGCTGCTGCTGATCGTGCTCAACTCGTTCAAGTCGCCCGACGACTACAACCAGGGTGGCCCGCTGCAGCTCCCGTCGCACCTCTACTTCGACGGCCTGGCAAGGTTCTGGGAGGCGTCCGACTTCCCGACGAAGCTGTGGAACAGCATCTTCATCTCTTCGATGGTCGCGGTGCTCGGGGTGCTGGTCTCGCTGTTCAACGCCTATGCCCTCGGCATCGGCCGGGCTCGGGGCAGGTTGCCGCTGCTCGTGGTGTTTCTGCTGGCCAACATGCTGCCGCAGGAAGCCCTGCTCTATCCGCTCTACACCATGTCGAAGGCGGTCGGTCTCTACGACAGCCAGTGGTCGGTGATCATCATCTTCACCGTCATCCAGAGCGCGTTCGGCACCTATCTGCTCACCAGCGTCTACAGCGGGTTCCCGCGGGAGCTGCTCGAGGCCGCCGAGATCGACGGCGCCGGCCGCTGGCGCTCGCTGTGGCAGGTGGTCGTCCCGGTCTCGTGGCAGACGCTGTCGGTACTGCTGATCTTCTTCTTCATCTGGACCTGGAACGAGTTCTTGATCCCGACGACGTTCCTGGTCAGCAACGACAAGCAGACCGTGCCCCTCGCGGTGGCCGCGCTCCAGGGCGAGAGGCTGATGGACGTCACCACCACCAGTGCCTCGGCGTTGCTCGGCCTGATCCCCACGCTCGTCTTCTTCCTCATCTTCCAGCGCACGCTCACTCGCGGGGTCACCGCCGGAGCGGTCAAGTGA
- a CDS encoding ABC transporter substrate-binding protein gives MRSTRCALGAVMLAGALAMSACGGSSTSSDSGDVDTNVDGKGRTLTLWHYEDESSAMGVAWAAAIEEFEKETGAKVEFEAKAFEQVRTTASQVLNSDKAPDLMEYNKGNATAGLLASQGLLTNLDGAVEAYQWDDKLAPSLQTTATYDDKGVMGSGGYFGIPNYGEYVEFYYNEDLFEKHGVKVPTTFAELEEAMAAFEAKGITPLAESAAEYPLGQLWYQLAMTKADRDWVTAYQTYTEKVDFTGPEISYATQTIKDWVDKGYISKSATGLKAEDAGVDFINGEAPMFFSGSWWYGRIVEEAKFNWSTGLFPGAEMSPGSSGNLWVVPTKAEEKDLAYKFIDITMSPKIQNLMGNNGGVPVAADAEAITDEKSKELIANFNTLTEQDGLGFYPDWPTPTFYDELNAGLQEVVNGTKTPEAVDEELGGLYQDGVDSVTGGS, from the coding sequence ATGCGCAGCACGAGATGTGCGCTCGGTGCCGTCATGCTCGCCGGAGCGCTGGCCATGAGCGCTTGCGGCGGCTCGAGCACGAGCTCGGACAGTGGTGACGTCGACACGAACGTCGACGGAAAGGGTCGCACGCTCACGCTGTGGCACTACGAGGACGAGTCCAGTGCCATGGGTGTGGCCTGGGCCGCCGCGATCGAGGAGTTCGAGAAGGAGACCGGAGCGAAGGTCGAGTTCGAGGCCAAGGCCTTCGAGCAGGTCCGCACCACTGCCAGCCAGGTGCTCAACTCCGACAAGGCGCCGGACCTGATGGAGTACAACAAGGGCAACGCCACCGCCGGCCTCCTCGCCAGCCAGGGCCTGCTGACCAACCTCGACGGTGCCGTCGAGGCCTACCAGTGGGACGACAAGCTGGCGCCGAGCCTGCAGACCACCGCGACGTACGACGACAAGGGCGTGATGGGGTCGGGCGGCTACTTCGGCATCCCGAACTATGGCGAGTACGTCGAGTTCTACTACAACGAGGATCTCTTCGAGAAGCACGGCGTCAAGGTGCCCACCACCTTCGCAGAGCTCGAGGAGGCGATGGCCGCGTTCGAGGCCAAGGGCATCACTCCGCTGGCCGAGTCGGCCGCCGAGTACCCGCTCGGCCAGCTCTGGTACCAGCTGGCGATGACGAAGGCCGACCGTGACTGGGTCACCGCCTACCAGACCTACACCGAGAAGGTCGACTTCACCGGCCCCGAGATCAGCTACGCGACCCAGACGATCAAGGACTGGGTCGACAAGGGCTACATCTCCAAGAGTGCGACCGGCCTGAAGGCCGAGGACGCCGGTGTCGACTTCATCAACGGTGAGGCGCCGATGTTCTTCTCCGGCAGCTGGTGGTACGGCCGGATCGTCGAGGAGGCGAAGTTCAACTGGAGCACCGGGCTGTTCCCCGGGGCCGAGATGTCGCCCGGCTCCTCCGGCAACCTGTGGGTCGTGCCGACCAAGGCCGAGGAGAAGGACCTGGCCTACAAGTTCATCGACATCACCATGAGCCCGAAGATCCAGAACCTGATGGGCAACAACGGTGGGGTGCCGGTCGCCGCCGACGCCGAGGCGATCACGGACGAGAAGAGCAAGGAGCTCATCGCCAACTTCAACACCCTCACCGAGCAGGACGGTCTGGGCTTCTATCCCGACTGGCCGACCCCGACGTTCTACGACGAGCTCAACGCGGGTCTGCAGGAGGTCGTCAACGGCACCAAGACGCCTGAGGCGGTCGACGAGGAGCTCGGCGGGCTCTATCAGGACGGCGTCGACAGCGTCACCGGCGGCTCCTGA
- a CDS encoding carbohydrate ABC transporter permease: MNSSRARTGYWWYLLPGMLLVTAIVVVPLAMNIYYSFTFYRGILPPQWIGLENWQRLFSDAKFWTSFRNSIAMIVAMVVAPTLLGLVIASVLFDLVGKRFGGKVASFLRATYYIPQIIPIVVAAIVIGWIARPDDGAFNSILATVGLDRAQQNWLGDPTWALPTIMVVLIWVQIGYPVVVFMAALARVDPELYEAAELDGANWWHRFRAITVAVIRPEIFVVVLTCTIAALKVFAPVYALTRGGPGTSTIVPSYYSYSEFFQRTQVGYGATISTALTVVIVAVSMVFLVAQRRAEQAEEVR; encoded by the coding sequence ATGAACTCCTCGAGGGCCCGCACGGGCTACTGGTGGTATCTCCTGCCGGGGATGCTGCTGGTGACAGCGATCGTGGTCGTCCCGCTGGCGATGAACATCTACTACAGCTTCACCTTCTACCGCGGCATCCTCCCGCCGCAGTGGATCGGACTGGAGAACTGGCAGCGGCTCTTCTCGGACGCCAAGTTCTGGACGTCGTTCCGCAACAGCATCGCCATGATCGTGGCGATGGTGGTGGCGCCGACGCTGCTGGGACTGGTCATCGCCTCGGTGCTCTTCGACCTCGTCGGGAAGCGGTTCGGCGGCAAGGTGGCGAGCTTCCTGCGGGCCACCTACTACATCCCCCAGATCATCCCGATCGTCGTCGCGGCCATCGTGATCGGCTGGATCGCGCGCCCCGACGACGGGGCCTTCAACTCGATCCTCGCCACGGTCGGACTCGACCGGGCCCAGCAGAACTGGCTCGGCGATCCGACCTGGGCGCTGCCGACCATCATGGTGGTGCTGATCTGGGTGCAGATCGGCTATCCGGTGGTCGTCTTCATGGCCGCGCTCGCCCGGGTCGACCCCGAGCTCTACGAGGCCGCCGAGCTCGACGGCGCCAACTGGTGGCACCGGTTCCGGGCGATCACGGTCGCCGTCATCCGCCCGGAGATCTTCGTGGTGGTCCTGACCTGCACGATCGCGGCGCTGAAGGTCTTCGCGCCGGTCTACGCCCTCACCCGGGGTGGGCCGGGCACCTCCACGATCGTGCCGAGCTACTACTCCTACAGCGAGTTCTTCCAACGTACGCAGGTGGGCTACGGCGCAACGATCTCGACCGCCCTGACCGTGGTGATCGTTGCCGTCTCGATGGTCTTCCTGGTGGCCCAGCGACGCGCCGAGCAGGCCGAGGAGGTCCGATGA
- a CDS encoding arsenate reductase ArsC → MNADRSTTDPKPAVLFLCIENAGRSQMALGFFQHYAGDQAIGWSGGSAPAAAINPVAVELMAELGIDISGEFPKPWTDEVVRSADAVITMGCGDACPYYPGKRYEDWKVADPKGGDIDHVRGIRDEIEQRVLGLLDELGVTPARSVTRE, encoded by the coding sequence TTGAACGCTGATCGATCGACGACCGACCCCAAGCCGGCCGTCCTCTTCCTCTGTATCGAGAACGCCGGCCGCTCCCAGATGGCGCTCGGCTTCTTCCAGCACTACGCCGGTGACCAGGCGATCGGCTGGTCCGGTGGCTCGGCCCCGGCCGCGGCGATCAACCCGGTCGCCGTGGAGCTCATGGCCGAGCTCGGGATCGACATCTCCGGCGAGTTCCCCAAGCCGTGGACCGACGAGGTCGTACGCAGCGCCGACGCCGTCATCACCATGGGCTGCGGCGACGCCTGCCCGTACTACCCGGGTAAGCGCTACGAGGACTGGAAGGTCGCCGACCCGAAGGGCGGCGACATCGACCACGTACGCGGCATCCGGGACGAGATCGAGCAGCGGGTGCTCGGCCTCCTCGATGAGCTCGGCGTGACCCCGGCCCGCTCCGTCACGAGAGAGTGA
- the chrA gene encoding chromate efflux transporter gives MTSEKTRARDVIPLREATRAWFAISLQTFGGPAGQIAVMQHKLVDEKRWIGQQRFLHALNYCMLLPGPEAQQLAIYVGWLLNGTLGGLIAGILFVLPGVVALLALSALYVGAGSTAVVTGLFAGLAPAVIAIVVQAVQRVGTRALHHPILVAMAVASFLALTVFKVPFPIVIFVAGLLGWLVGTRVPAFTRSKGHGGSDDGPEPLISDDALHHDAPSKVRGLKILVLGLVLWFAPVALAAIVFSRDSVFVDMGLFFSGAAVVTFGGAYAVLAYVAHQAVNVFGWLKAGEMVRGLALAETTPGPLIMVVQFVAFVGAYRNPGSLDPWVAAVIASLLVTWVTFVPCFLFIFHGAPYVERLRNNHHLTAALTGITAAVVGVIANLALFFALHTLFDRSRTLAWGPVDLDLPVLSSWDPVAFAITAVAIALMFWRKWSTLRTLGVCALLGLASTLIPL, from the coding sequence ATGACCTCCGAGAAGACCCGCGCTCGCGACGTGATCCCGTTGCGTGAGGCGACGCGCGCCTGGTTCGCGATCTCCCTGCAGACGTTCGGCGGCCCCGCCGGCCAGATCGCGGTCATGCAGCACAAGCTGGTGGACGAGAAGCGCTGGATCGGCCAGCAGCGGTTCCTGCATGCGCTGAACTACTGCATGCTGCTGCCCGGCCCCGAGGCCCAACAGCTGGCCATCTACGTCGGCTGGCTGCTCAACGGCACCCTCGGTGGGCTGATCGCCGGGATCCTGTTCGTGCTCCCCGGCGTCGTCGCCCTGCTCGCCCTCTCGGCGCTGTACGTCGGCGCCGGATCGACCGCGGTCGTGACCGGGCTGTTCGCCGGTCTCGCCCCCGCGGTCATCGCGATCGTGGTCCAGGCCGTGCAGCGCGTCGGCACACGAGCCCTGCACCATCCGATCCTGGTGGCGATGGCGGTCGCCTCGTTCCTCGCGCTGACCGTCTTCAAGGTGCCGTTCCCGATCGTGATCTTCGTGGCCGGCCTGCTCGGCTGGCTGGTCGGCACCCGGGTCCCCGCCTTCACCCGGAGCAAGGGCCACGGCGGCAGCGACGACGGTCCGGAGCCGCTGATCAGCGACGACGCCCTGCACCATGACGCCCCCTCAAAGGTCCGCGGCCTGAAGATCCTCGTGCTCGGGCTGGTGCTCTGGTTCGCTCCGGTGGCGTTGGCGGCGATCGTGTTCAGCCGCGACAGCGTGTTCGTGGACATGGGCCTGTTCTTCTCGGGTGCCGCCGTGGTCACCTTCGGCGGCGCGTACGCGGTGCTGGCCTACGTCGCCCACCAGGCCGTCAACGTCTTCGGCTGGTTGAAGGCCGGCGAGATGGTCCGCGGTCTCGCGCTCGCCGAGACCACGCCGGGGCCGCTGATCATGGTCGTCCAGTTCGTCGCCTTCGTGGGCGCCTACCGCAACCCCGGCTCGCTCGACCCCTGGGTCGCCGCCGTGATCGCCTCGCTGCTGGTGACCTGGGTGACCTTCGTGCCCTGCTTCCTGTTCATCTTCCACGGCGCGCCCTACGTCGAGCGGCTCCGGAACAACCACCACCTCACCGCGGCGCTCACCGGCATCACCGCGGCGGTGGTCGGCGTGATCGCCAACCTCGCGCTGTTCTTCGCGCTGCACACCCTCTTCGACCGCTCCCGCACGCTCGCGTGGGGCCCGGTCGACCTCGACCTCCCGGTGCTGTCCTCGTGGGACCCGGTCGCGTTCGCGATCACGGCGGTCGCGATCGCGCTCATGTTCTGGCGCAAGTGGTCCACCCTGCGCACCCTCGGTGTCTGCGCGCTGCTCGGGCTGGCCTCGACCCTCATCCCTCTCTGA
- a CDS encoding ROK family transcriptional regulator → MTSQTTEDLRRRNLSRVLTLLHEEGARSRAELTREVGLSRSTMAGVVADLVGLGLVTESTPALTGGAGRPSGVVRLAEDVVAVAVNPEVDAVHVGLVGLGGRVVKHVRIETPDTEVATVVGLAAATVRGMLAGDSARVLGLGLAIPGQVRIGDGVVRQATHLGWSEVPIVDEVTKATGLRSWAANAATLAMRAESRFGAGKGVADLVYLIGGASGVGGGAVVAGRLLTGAAGYAGEFGHTVVRPGGARCHCGAAGCLEAEVDQATLLAAVGLGAADAGRLGHELTERLSGQRGEDPDSALADLVEELAGLLAVAVRNAVNVLNPQAIVLSGFLAALRDAAPVDLIGDAVASIREGVEVRDAALGEEQLMIGAAELVWAELLADPAGFLLGG, encoded by the coding sequence ATGACGAGCCAGACGACGGAGGACCTGCGTCGGCGCAACCTCTCGCGGGTGTTGACCTTGCTTCATGAGGAGGGCGCGAGGTCGCGAGCCGAGTTGACCCGAGAGGTCGGTCTCAGCAGATCGACGATGGCCGGGGTGGTCGCCGACCTGGTCGGCCTGGGGCTGGTCACCGAGTCGACACCGGCTCTGACGGGTGGAGCGGGTCGGCCCAGCGGCGTCGTTCGGCTGGCCGAGGACGTCGTCGCGGTTGCGGTCAACCCGGAGGTCGACGCGGTTCATGTCGGCCTCGTCGGCCTGGGCGGGCGAGTCGTCAAGCACGTCCGCATCGAGACCCCGGACACCGAGGTGGCCACCGTCGTGGGGCTCGCGGCGGCGACGGTCCGGGGCATGCTGGCCGGCGACTCGGCGCGGGTGCTGGGCCTTGGGCTCGCCATCCCTGGTCAGGTGCGTATCGGCGATGGTGTCGTGCGCCAGGCCACTCATCTCGGCTGGAGCGAGGTGCCGATCGTCGACGAGGTCACCAAGGCCACGGGGCTGCGCTCCTGGGCGGCCAATGCTGCCACGCTCGCGATGCGTGCGGAGAGTCGGTTCGGTGCCGGAAAAGGCGTCGCTGACCTGGTCTATCTCATCGGCGGGGCAAGCGGTGTCGGCGGTGGGGCGGTGGTGGCGGGACGGCTCCTGACCGGTGCTGCCGGCTACGCCGGCGAGTTCGGGCACACCGTCGTGCGGCCCGGGGGAGCGCGGTGTCACTGTGGCGCCGCAGGCTGTCTCGAGGCCGAGGTCGACCAGGCCACTCTGCTCGCCGCCGTAGGTCTGGGCGCGGCCGACGCCGGACGCCTCGGCCACGAGTTGACCGAGCGGCTGTCCGGGCAGCGGGGCGAGGATCCTGATAGCGCCCTCGCGGACCTGGTCGAGGAACTTGCCGGCCTGCTCGCGGTCGCGGTGCGCAATGCTGTCAACGTGCTCAACCCGCAGGCCATCGTCCTCTCCGGGTTCCTCGCCGCGTTGCGGGATGCGGCGCCCGTCGACCTGATCGGCGACGCGGTCGCCTCCATCCGCGAGGGCGTCGAGGTGCGCGACGCGGCGCTCGGGGAGGAGCAGCTGATGATCGGGGCCGCCGAGCTGGTCTGGGCGGAGCTGCTTGCAGACCCGGCCGGCTTTCTGCTGGGCGGCTGA
- a CDS encoding arsenate reductase/protein-tyrosine-phosphatase family protein, translated as MEVERQAELERRAKIHAALGDPVRLRIVDSLQTSDASPTELAGMLSVPSNLFAHHVQTLMSAGVVSRHRSEGDGRRTYLHLEQDTLESLGTASPVAVPRRVLFVCTGNSARSHLAAALWRQVSSIPAASAGTHPADRINPGTVDTAARHHLDLPIVDPASLDDVIDPEDLVVTVCDRAHETPKVPGELHWSIPDPVDKGPEAFDAAYLELERRVRALASRFDS; from the coding sequence ATGGAGGTTGAAAGACAGGCCGAACTGGAGCGCCGGGCCAAGATACATGCCGCGCTCGGCGATCCCGTGCGGCTGCGCATCGTCGACAGCCTCCAGACGAGTGATGCCTCCCCCACAGAGCTCGCCGGGATGTTGTCTGTCCCGTCGAACTTGTTTGCTCATCATGTGCAGACGTTGATGAGCGCAGGCGTTGTTTCCCGTCATCGTTCCGAGGGCGACGGGAGGCGTACGTATCTGCACCTCGAGCAGGACACGCTCGAGAGCCTGGGCACCGCGTCCCCCGTGGCGGTGCCCAGGCGTGTCCTGTTCGTGTGCACGGGTAACTCGGCGCGGTCTCATCTGGCGGCGGCGTTGTGGCGGCAGGTGAGCTCGATCCCGGCTGCTTCGGCGGGTACTCATCCTGCTGATCGGATCAATCCGGGCACGGTGGATACCGCTGCCCGCCATCATCTGGACCTGCCGATCGTCGATCCCGCCAGCCTCGATGACGTGATCGACCCGGAGGATCTCGTGGTCACGGTCTGCGATCGGGCTCATGAGACACCGAAGGTCCCCGGTGAGCTGCACTGGTCGATCCCGGACCCGGTGGACAAGGGCCCCGAGGCCTTCGACGCCGCCTACCTCGAGCTCGAGCGCCGGGTCAGGGCCCTCGCGTCCCGCTTCGACTCCTGA
- a CDS encoding alpha/beta hydrolase, whose product MTTTDTTYPDATMRYGATARQVADVFEPAEATDSLVLLLHGGMWRDSDRIRTWAAGRALADAGHLTATVEYRHGPGQWRQAFEDVETAIESIQLSGREWTIHNDAPRRITLVGHSSGGQLALWAASRPGTLVTGVVALAPAAALAAMSEDGLGDGAVEEFLGGTPAQAPEAYAAADPLALAPRVPVRVLHGAADTLIPLAISERYAAAHPGVRLEVVDGVDHAAWGDPASPAWPHLLTAVREG is encoded by the coding sequence ATGACCACGACCGACACCACCTACCCCGACGCGACGATGCGCTACGGCGCCACCGCCCGCCAGGTCGCCGACGTCTTCGAGCCGGCGGAGGCGACCGACTCGCTCGTCCTGCTGCTCCACGGCGGGATGTGGCGCGACTCCGACCGGATCCGCACCTGGGCGGCCGGCCGGGCGCTGGCCGACGCGGGTCACCTGACCGCCACGGTGGAGTACCGGCACGGCCCGGGCCAGTGGCGGCAGGCCTTCGAGGACGTCGAGACGGCGATCGAGTCGATCCAGCTCAGCGGCCGGGAGTGGACGATCCACAACGACGCACCCCGCCGGATCACCCTGGTCGGACACTCCTCCGGCGGTCAGCTCGCGCTCTGGGCCGCCTCGCGCCCGGGCACCCTGGTCACCGGGGTCGTCGCCCTGGCTCCTGCCGCGGCGCTGGCCGCGATGAGCGAGGACGGACTCGGCGACGGGGCTGTCGAGGAGTTCCTCGGGGGCACCCCGGCGCAAGCCCCCGAGGCGTACGCCGCCGCCGACCCGCTCGCCCTCGCTCCTCGGGTCCCGGTACGGGTCCTCCACGGCGCCGCCGACACCCTGATCCCGCTCGCGATCTCCGAGCGCTACGCGGCAGCACACCCCGGCGTACGTCTCGAGGTGGTCGACGGCGTGGACCACGCCGCCTGGGGCGACCCGGCCTCGCCGGCCTGGCCGCACCTGCTCACCGCGGTCAGAGAGGGATGA
- the yicI gene encoding alpha-xylosidase has translation MKFTDGFWRTLPGVEMLYAKQAYDIEASDDTVVVTAPTKVIESRGDTLNRPTLTVTLSSPSDGIIGVRIEHLRGARKPRGFELIGAEEGAAKATTTEAGGVLRSGPLQATVAAGAPWDLRFEADGTVLTRSGERSVGYAATAGETYVHEQLTLGVGELVYGLGERFGPLVKNGQTVEVWNADGGTSSDQAYKNVPFYLTNRGYGVLVNHSGKVSFEIGSEAVERVQFSVPGESLEYFVIYGPTPEQILERYTALVGRPARVPAWSYGLWLSTSFTTDYDEDTVSGFLDAMAERRLPLSVFHFDCFWMREFNWCDFEWDPRTFPDPDGMLERLHTERDLRVCVWINPYIAQRSPLFDEAAGLGYLVRRENGEVWQWDMWQAGMGLVDFTNPGAVEWFQAKLRRLIGQGVDCFKTDFGERIPTDVVYHDGSDPVQMHNWYTQLYNQAVHDVLVEERGEGEAILFARSATVGGQRLPVHWGGDSTSTYESMAETLRGGLSLALSGFGFWSHDIGGFEGTPDAGVFKRWAAFGLLSSHSRLHGSGSYRVPWTFDIDPVTGVVDEGPQSAVAVTRRFTELKLSLMPYLYAAGLAASTRGVPLMRPLALAFPDDPGSAYVDRQYLLGPDLLVAPVFSADGSVDVYLPPGSWTDWWTGQVVSGGGWRREQHDFSSLPLYVRSGAVIPVGARTDRPDYDYLDDLVLRIFPGLEPGQRRVVEVVTPSGAVGEYEVVMGADMRPVVTATSTAPWRVEVVGPDPGQTVV, from the coding sequence GTGAAGTTCACCGACGGTTTCTGGCGCACCCTGCCCGGGGTCGAGATGCTCTACGCCAAGCAGGCCTACGACATCGAGGCGAGTGACGACACCGTGGTCGTCACCGCGCCGACGAAGGTCATCGAGTCCCGCGGCGACACCCTCAACCGACCGACCCTGACGGTCACCCTCAGCTCGCCGTCGGACGGCATCATCGGCGTACGCATCGAGCATCTGCGCGGCGCCCGCAAGCCCCGCGGGTTCGAGCTGATCGGGGCCGAGGAAGGCGCCGCGAAGGCCACCACGACCGAGGCGGGTGGGGTGCTGCGCAGCGGGCCTCTGCAGGCGACCGTCGCCGCCGGGGCACCCTGGGACCTGCGTTTCGAGGCCGACGGCACGGTGCTCACCCGCAGTGGGGAGCGGTCGGTCGGCTACGCCGCCACCGCCGGGGAGACGTACGTCCACGAGCAGCTCACGCTCGGGGTGGGTGAGCTCGTCTACGGGCTCGGTGAGCGGTTCGGGCCGCTGGTGAAGAACGGGCAGACGGTCGAGGTGTGGAACGCCGACGGCGGCACGTCCAGCGACCAGGCGTACAAGAACGTCCCGTTCTATCTCACCAACCGCGGCTACGGGGTGCTGGTCAACCACTCGGGAAAGGTCTCCTTCGAGATCGGCAGCGAGGCGGTCGAGCGGGTGCAGTTCTCGGTGCCGGGGGAGAGCCTGGAGTATTTCGTCATCTACGGTCCGACCCCTGAGCAGATCCTGGAGCGCTACACCGCGCTCGTCGGGCGGCCGGCGCGGGTGCCGGCATGGAGCTATGGACTGTGGCTCTCGACGAGCTTCACCACCGACTACGACGAGGACACCGTCAGCGGGTTCCTGGACGCGATGGCCGAGCGTCGGCTGCCGCTGTCGGTGTTTCATTTCGACTGCTTCTGGATGCGCGAGTTCAACTGGTGCGACTTCGAGTGGGACCCGCGCACCTTCCCCGATCCCGACGGGATGCTCGAACGCCTGCACACCGAGCGTGACCTGCGGGTATGTGTCTGGATCAATCCCTACATCGCGCAGCGCTCACCGCTCTTCGACGAGGCGGCCGGTCTCGGCTATCTGGTACGCCGCGAGAACGGGGAGGTCTGGCAGTGGGACATGTGGCAGGCCGGGATGGGGTTGGTCGACTTCACCAATCCCGGAGCCGTCGAGTGGTTCCAGGCGAAGCTGCGCCGGCTGATCGGGCAGGGGGTCGACTGCTTCAAGACCGACTTCGGTGAGCGGATCCCGACCGACGTCGTCTACCACGACGGCTCCGATCCGGTACAGATGCACAACTGGTACACCCAGCTCTACAACCAGGCCGTGCACGACGTCCTGGTCGAGGAACGCGGGGAGGGCGAGGCGATCCTCTTCGCCCGTTCGGCCACCGTCGGTGGCCAGCGGCTGCCGGTGCACTGGGGCGGTGACAGCACCTCGACCTACGAGTCGATGGCCGAGACGCTGCGCGGTGGGTTGTCGCTCGCGCTGAGCGGGTTCGGCTTCTGGAGCCACGACATCGGAGGGTTCGAGGGCACGCCCGATGCCGGCGTGTTCAAGCGCTGGGCCGCGTTCGGACTGCTCTCCAGCCACTCCCGGCTGCACGGCAGCGGCTCCTACCGGGTGCCGTGGACCTTCGACATCGACCCGGTCACCGGTGTCGTCGACGAAGGGCCGCAGAGCGCCGTCGCGGTGACCAGGCGATTCACCGAGCTCAAGCTCTCGCTGATGCCCTATCTGTACGCTGCCGGGCTGGCCGCCAGCACCCGGGGCGTACCGCTGATGCGTCCCCTCGCCCTGGCCTTCCCCGACGATCCCGGCAGTGCCTACGTCGACCGGCAGTATCTACTCGGACCGGACCTCCTCGTCGCACCGGTGTTCTCCGCCGACGGGTCCGTCGACGTCTACCTGCCACCGGGTAGCTGGACCGACTGGTGGACCGGCCAGGTCGTCTCCGGCGGCGGATGGCGCCGGGAGCAGCACGACTTCTCGTCGCTTCCGCTCTACGTACGCTCCGGAGCTGTCATTCCCGTCGGCGCCCGCACCGATCGGCCCGACTACGACTATCTGGACGATCTCGTGCTGCGGATCTTTCCAGGGCTCGAGCCCGGGCAGCGACGTGTGGTCGAGGTGGTCACGCCGTCGGGGGCGGTGGGGGAGTACGAGGTGGTGATGGGAGCCGACATGCGCCCGGTGGTGACCGCCACCTCCACCGCGCCGTGGCGGGTGGAGGTGGTCGGGCCGGACCCGGGGCAGACGGTGGTGTAG
- a CDS encoding MIP/aquaporin family protein has protein sequence MTSSLPRRLLAELLGSALLVAVVVGSGIAAQQLSPDDIGLQLLENSMATVFGLAALILMFGPVSGAHFNPVVSLADWFLGRRAGTGLSLAEVGAYAVAQILGAVGGAALANVMFDVDQAISTKDRATGGHLVAEVVASAGLVALIFALVRSDRGALAAPAVGGYIGAAYWFTSSTSFANPAVTIGRVFSDTFAGIAPGSVAPFVLAQLVGLVVGVLLVLVLYPDADAGDRADDVVGSGA, from the coding sequence GTGACCTCCTCCCTTCCGCGCCGCCTGCTGGCCGAGCTCCTGGGCAGTGCGCTGCTCGTGGCCGTCGTCGTCGGCTCCGGCATCGCCGCGCAGCAGCTCTCCCCCGACGACATCGGCCTGCAGCTCCTGGAGAACTCGATGGCGACCGTCTTCGGGCTGGCCGCGCTGATCCTGATGTTCGGCCCGGTCTCGGGCGCGCACTTCAACCCGGTCGTCTCGCTCGCCGACTGGTTCCTCGGCCGCCGCGCAGGGACGGGGCTCTCGCTCGCCGAGGTGGGCGCCTACGCGGTCGCCCAGATCCTCGGCGCGGTCGGGGGTGCCGCGCTCGCCAACGTCATGTTCGACGTCGACCAGGCGATCTCGACGAAGGACCGCGCCACCGGCGGCCACCTGGTGGCCGAGGTTGTCGCCAGCGCCGGCCTGGTGGCGCTGATCTTCGCCCTCGTACGCAGCGACCGCGGCGCTCTCGCGGCGCCCGCGGTCGGCGGCTACATCGGCGCCGCCTACTGGTTCACCAGCTCCACCTCGTTCGCCAACCCGGCGGTCACGATCGGCCGGGTCTTCTCCGACACCTTCGCCGGCATCGCGCCCGGTTCGGTCGCCCCGTTCGTCCTCGCGCAGCTCGTCGGTCTCGTTGTCGGGGTGCTCCTGGTCCTGGTTCTCTACCCCGACGCCGACGCCGGCGACCGTGCCGACGACGTCGTCGGCAGCGGCGCCTGA